The following are encoded in a window of Brachyhypopomus gauderio isolate BG-103 chromosome 18, BGAUD_0.2, whole genome shotgun sequence genomic DNA:
- the ankhd1 gene encoding ankyrin repeat and KH domain-containing protein 1 isoform X6: MHANVEDRGIKGDITPLMAAASGGYVDIVKLLLVHGADVNAQSSTGNTALTYACAGGFLDVVKVLLKEGANIEDHNENGHTPLMEAASAGHVEVARVLLEYGAGINTHSNEFKESALTLACYKGHLDMVRFLLEAGADQEHKTDEMHTALMEACMDGHVEVARLLLDSGAQVNMPADSFESPLTLAACGGHVELAALLIERGANLEEVNDEGYTPLMEAAREGHEEMVALLLAQGANINAQTEETQETALTLACCGGFLEVADFLIKAGADIELGCSTPLMEAAQEGHLELVKYLLAAGANVHATTATGDTALTYACENGHTDVADVLLQTGADLEHESEGGRTPLMKAARAGHLCTVQFLISKGANVNRATANNDHTVVSLACAGGHLAVVELLLAHGADPTHRLKDGSTMLIEAAKGGHTNVVSYLLDYPSNILSVPAPDLSQLTPPSHDTPQAPRVPFQALAMVVPPQEPDRVPSTIANPPPVSNKGMSKQRMSSLQGNAVGAAGMDADLLPPFHPYQPLECIVEETEGKLNELGQRISAIEKAQLQSLELIQGEPLTKDKIEELKKSREEQVQKKKKILKELQKVERQLQLKTQQQFTKEYMEAKGMREEPGQTAGVESPGTPLPLQATQLGPDGEVGLDDHRQTPADNDEEDEDDDDGDDEDEDDVDYAELPQVDTILYPEEAQPPPPPPPQPHPLQGAPPPPLQTSFVPIQSLAAQQSTDFGSAEYPGSSSPDLQRVTLSQPRSTLGPGLPTQAPDGLMVAAPAQTLTDTLDDIMAAVTSRVPMLNTTTSPIPQPTAQTPINTVSPPSMLPLYPSVDIDAHTESNHDTALTLACAGGHEELVSVLIARGANIEHRDKKGFTPLILAATAGHVGVVEILLDKGGDIEAQSERTKDTPLSLACSGGRQEVVELLLLRGANKEHRNVSDYTPLSLAASGGYVNIIKILLNAGAEINSRTGSKLGISPLMLAAMNGHVPAVKLLLDMGSDINAQIETNRNTALTLACFQGRAEVVSLLLDRKANVEHRAKTGLTPLMEAASGGYAEVGRVLLDKGADVNAPPVPSSRDTALTIAADKGHYKFCELLINRGAHIDVRNKKGNTPLWLAANGGHFDVVQLLVQAGADVDAADNRKITPLMAAFRKGHVKVVQYLVKEVNQFPSDIECMRYIATIADKELLKKCHQCMETIVKAKDQQAAEANKNASILLKELDLEKSREESKKQALAAKREKRKEKRKKKKEEQKKKLEEEEAKVKDVFCEAQDQKEDSAEEVEVPIEPPSATTTTTIGISATSTTFTNAFGKKRANVATTPSTNRKNKKNKTKESPNEPIILQDPQVALAQQKADKNKIHGEPRGGGAPGGTSDSDNLDSTDCNSESSNGSKSQELADLPSSSSSSSSSSAPTGSSQPLPMTEKRQGLSLPTSREEKVTVSISKPQQKTHETICDLTPSSLPSSFKTISLPVSSPNSKMNLTSPKRGQKREEGWKEVVRRSKKLSVPASVVSRIMGRGGCNITAIQDVTGAHIDVDKQKDKNGERMITIRGGTESTRHAVQLINALIQDPAKELEDLIPRNHIRQPGTNTKIGSTYTTSTGATSTTAASSKGLASVVPSSGVSFQASGAAAQQAGKMGKNLAPGVRPPFVSLPPLAYTHPQLALLAAQTMHQIRHPRLPMAQFGGTFTPSPNTWGPFPVRPVSPGSANSSPKHSGGAVPRPSSSAPTSAEHLPPASAATVTPGSSASSPSTAPSNAPTPSSVKKQLFSTEPKSGAGAAIATTAGGCPAAPAPCVPITCAPTTPTTPPPPPAPIAPPSQHPPAPKPEPVASPATASTPAKEKPAAELAVPVPGAPCEGPSSSGPLHFPASPSAQAGLPVQSEGRQQLPMPFTSSAEPSSTTTAPPALSASRPAPPTCSSGALTNTSSTLPHYATPAAPGVSPRMQHPTPYYPMAPGATMQEQQPVFVPQGVTQEPHKQQQAAQPGLAAANMPPPSMQMPSTMGMMNGSQMHLHGGKAQLPPNFGPAALFNHFSSIFDSNQVSNNQVWGACHLPTRTPPEQPYSAPPAYMGGMGQMENTMAPPDGSKAPGYRCTSQRIVSSPIGMHPIDPTGNSISSSTALTSFATSMSASPVFLPGPAPVGTPSFSRQHFSPHPWSSSTSCAKISESPVPSVSSGASSPLCTSTVTPTLIQAKPSSSSHQDRKVPQPIGTERLARIRQTGSVNHTMLPTSYTPPVGQGGIWSFGVGSASEAMSGWSQPLMGGPVMHQQLPEQSAFSQHQAMERDDTGIVAPSNTFHQPMPTNFMDFPKGLPMSMYGGTMIPPHPQMAEAPGGPMYNGLHTTDPAWNPILKVVPNSAENTDPQQVWPGTWAPHVGNVHLNHVN; encoded by the exons ATGCATGCTAACGTAGAGGACCGAGGCATCAAAGGAGACATCACGCCCCTCATGGCAGCTGCTAGTGGTGGTTACGTAGACATCGTCAAACTGCTCCTGGTGCACGGAGCAGACGTCAACGCACAGTCCTCCACAG GCAACACGGCGCTCACGTACGCCTGCGCCGGCGGCTTCCTGGACGTGGTGAAGGTCCTGCTGAAGGAGGGGGCCAACATCGAGGACCACAACGAGAACGGCCACACGCCGCTGATGGAGGCGGCCAGCGCGGGTCACGTGGAGGTGGCACGCGTGCTGCTGGAGTACGGCGCCGGCATCAACACGCACTCCAACGAGTTCAAGGAGAGCGCGCTCACGCTGGCCTGCTACAAAG GGCACCTGGACATGGTGCGGTTTCTCTTGGAGGCAGGGGCCGACCAGGAACACAAGACAGACGAGATGCACACGGCGCTCATGGAGGCCTGCATG GACGGGCACGTGGAGGTGGCACGGCTGCTGTTGGACAGTGGCGCGCAGGTCAACATGCCCGCCGACTCCTTCGAGTCTCCGCTGACGCTGGCGGCGTGCGGGGGCCACGTGGAGCTGGCGGCCCTGCTGATCGAGAGGGGGGccaacctggaggaggtgaacGACGAGGGCTACACGCCTCTCATGGAGGCCGCACGGGAGGGCCACGAGGAGATGGTGGCTCTGCTTCTGGCACAAG GTGCTAACATCAACGCGCAGACGGAGGAGACGCAAGAGACGGCCCTGACCCTGGCCTGCTGCGGCGGCTTCCTGGAGGTAGCCGACTTCCTCATCAAAGCCGGTGCGGACATCGAGCTGGGCTGCTCCACTCCCCTCATGGAGGCTGCGCAGGAGGGCCATCTAGAGCTGGTCAAGTACCTGCTGGCAGCCG GCGCTAATGTCCACGCCACCACAGCCACGGGGGACACGGCGCTCACGTACGCCTGCGAGAACGGACACACGGACGTGGCCGACGTGCTGCTCCAAACCGGGGCGGATCTG gagCACGAGTCAGAAGGTGGGAGGACTCCACTGATGAAAGCAGCCAGAGCAGGGCACCTGTGCACTGTGCAGTTCTTAATCAGTAAAG gtgctaATGTTAACAGAGCCACAGCCAATAACGACCACACGGTGGTGTCTCTGGCCTGCGCCGGGGGCCACCTGGCTGTGGTGGAGCTGTTGCTGGCACACGGTGCAGATCCCACACACAGACTGAAG GATGGCTCCACCATGCTGATTGAAGCTGCTAAGGGTGGTCACACTAACGTGGTGTCCTACTTGCTCGACTACCCAAGCAACATTCTGTCAGTGCCGGCACCGGACCTGTCCCAGCTCACGCCCCCCTCGCACGACACGCCTCAG GCTCCTCGAGTCCCATTCCAAGCCCTGGCCATGGTTGTACCCCCCCAGGAGCCAGACAGGGTGCCCTCCACCATCGCCAACCCCCCACCAGTCTCGAACAAAG GTATGTCCAAGCAGAGGATGAGCTCTCTGCAGGGTAACGCGGTTGGCGCGGCGGGCATGGACGCCGACCTGCTGCCCCCTTTCCACCCGTACCAGCCCTTGGAGTGCATCGTGGAGGAAACCGAGGGCAAACTCAACGAGCTGGGCCAGCGCATCAGCGCCATCGAGAAGGCCCAGCTGCAGTCGCTGGAGCTGATCCAGGGCGAGCCGCTCACCAAAGACAAGATCGAGGAGCTGAAGAAGAGCCGCGAGGAGCAGgtgcagaagaagaagaagatccTCAAGGAGCTGCAGAAGGTGGAGCGGCAGCTGCAGCTGAAGACGCAGCAGCAGTTCACCAAAGAGTACATGGAGGCCAAGGGCATGAGGGAGGAGCCGGGCCAGACGGCAGGGGTGGAGTCGCCCGGCACGCCCCTGCCCCTCCAGGCCACGCAGCTGGGCCCCGACGGCGAGGTGGGCCTGGACGACCACCGCCAGACCCCCGCGGACAACGAcgaggaggacgaggacgacGACGACGGAGATGACGAAGACGAGGATGATGTGGACTACGCCGAGCTACCGCAAGTGGACACCATCCTGTACCCAGAAGAGGCACAGCCgccgccccctcctccccctcagccCCACCCCCTGCAGGGTGCCCCGCCTCCTCCTCTGCAGACCAGCTTCGTCCCTATCCAGTCCCTGGCCGCACAGCAGTCCACGGACTTCGGCAGCGCCGAGTACCCGGGCAGCAGCAGCCCAGACCTGCAGAGGGTGACGCTGAGCCAGCCACGGTCCACCCTGGGGCCCGGGCTCCCCACGCAGGCGCCCGACGGCCTCATGGTGGCCGCGCCCGCACAGACGCTCACAGACACGCTGGACGACATCATGGCAG CAGTGACCAGCAGAGTGCCTATGTTAAACACTACGACCTCACCCATACCTCAGCCCACAGCACAGACGCCCATCAACACTGTCTCCCCACCCTCCATGCTCCCGCTCTACCCATCCGTAGACATCGACGCACAC acgGAGAGCAATCACGACACGGCTCTGACTCTGGCCTGTGCGGGCGGCCACGAGGAGCTAGTGTCTGTGCTCATTGCGCGCGGGGCCAACATCGAGCATCGGGACAAGAAGG GGTTCACTCCTCTTATCCTGGCTGCCACCGCGGGTCACGTTGGCGTCGTAGAGATCCTCCTGGACAAGGGAGGAGACATCGAGGCCCAGTCTGAGAGGACCAAAGACACCCCTCTCTCCCTGGCTTGCTCAGGTGGCAGACAAGAG GTGGTGGAACTTTTGCTTCTTCGTGGTGCCAACAAAGAGCACCGCAACGTGTCCGACTACACCCCTCTTAGTCTCGCCGCCTCAGGGGGCTACGTCAATATAATCAAGATCCTCCTCAATGCTGGAGCTGAGATCAACTCCAG GACGGGCAGTAAGCTGGGCATCTCTCCCCTGATGCTGGCGGCCATGAACGGCCACGTTCCTGCCGTCAAGCTGCTGCTGGACATGGGGTCCGACATCAACGCGCAGATCGAGACCAACCGCAACACGGCGCTGACGCTGGCCTGCTTCCAGGGCCGGGCCGAGGTGGTCAGCCTGCTGCTCGACCGCAAAGCTAACGTGGAGCACCGTGCCAAG ACGGGACTCACCCCTCTAATGGAGGCTGCATCCGGCGGCTACGCCGAAGTTGGCCGGGTGCTGCTGGATAAAGGTGCGGACGTCAACGCTCCACCTGTCCCCTCGTCACGCGACACAGCCCTCACCATCGCTGCCGACAAGGGCCATTACAAGTTCTGCGAGCTACTCATCAACAG GGGAGCTCACATCGATGTTCGCAATAAGAAGGGGAACACTCCTTTGTGGTTGGCTGCAAACGGGGGCCATTTTGATGTAGTGCAGCTGCTGGTGCAGGCGGGAGCCGATGTTGATGCAGCGGACAACCGCAAGATCACCCCTCTCATGGCCGCGTTCCGTAAG GGGCATGTGAAAGTGGTCCAGTACTTGGTGAAGGAGGTGAATCAGTTCCCCTCTGATATCGAGTGCATGAGATACATTGCCACCATTGCAGACAAG GAGTTGCTGAAGAAGTGTCATCAGTGCATGGAGACCATCGTCAAAGCCAAAGACCAGCAGGCTGCTGAGGCTAACAAGAACGCCAGCATTCTGCTCAAAGAGCTTGATCTTGAGAAG TCCCGTGAAGAAAGCAAAAAACAAGCCCTGGCAGCGAAGCGAGAGAAGCGCAAAGAGAAAcgcaagaagaagaaggaggagcaGAAGAAGAAactggaagaggaggaggcgaAAGTGAAGGACGTGTTTTGTGAGGCACAGGACCAGAAGGAGGATTCTGCTGAAG AGGTGGAGGTCCCCATCGAGCCCCCGAGcgccacaaccaccaccaccatcggCATCTCCGCCACCTCCACTACCTTCACCAACGCCTTTGGCAAGAAACGCGCCAACGTGGCTACCACACCGAGCACCAACCGCAAGAACAAAAAGAATAAGACCAAGGAGTCCCCCAACGAGCCCATAATCCTGCAGGACCCACAGGTGGCGCTGGCACAGCAGAAGGCCGACAAAAACAAGATCCACGGCGAACCGCGGGGCGGCGGGGCGCCAGGCGGCACCAGCGACTCGGACAACCTGGACAGCACCGACTGCAACAGCGAGAGCAGCAACGGTAGCAAGAGCCAGGAGCTGGCAGACCTGCCGTCCTCATCCTcgtcctcatcttcctcctcagcCCCTACAGGGTCCAGCCAGCCTCTCCCCATGACTGAGAAGAGGCAGGGCCTGTCGCTGCCCACCTCTCGAGAGGAGAAGGTCACCGTGTCCATCTCCAAACCGCAGCAGAA AACTCATGAGACCATTTGTGACTTGACCCCCAGTTCCCTGCCCTCTTCGTTCAAGACCATTTCACTGCCCGTGTCCTCACCCAACAGTAAGATGAACCTCACCAGTCCCAAAAGGGGccagaagagagaggaagggtggAAAGAGGTCGTGCGAAG GTCAAAGAAGCTCTCGGTCCCAGCCTCTGTCGTGTCCCGCATCATGGGGAGAGGAGGCTGTAATATCACAGCCATTCAAGACGTGACCGGTGCACACATAGACGTCGACAAACAGAAGGACAAGAACGGCGAGAGAATGATCACcatcag AGGTGGCACAGAGTCAACACGGCACGCCGTCCAGCTGATCAATGCGCTGATCCAGGACCCTGCCAAAGAGTTGGAAGACCTGATCCCTCGCAACCACATCCGTCAACCCGGCACCAATACCAAAATTggctccacctacaccacctccacagggGCCACCAGCACCACGGCGGCCAGTTCGAAGGGTCTCGCGTCGGTGGTGCCCTCGTCCGGCGTGTCCTTCCAGGCCTCCGGCGCCGCGGCACAGCAGGCGGGCAAAATGGGCAAGAACCTGGCGCCCGGCGTCAGGCCCCCGTTCGTCTCCCTTCCGCCGCTTGCCTACACGCACCCCCAGCTGGCCCTGCTGGCAGCCCAGACCATGCACCAGATCCGCCACCCCCGCCTGCCCATGGCGCAGTTCGGCGGCACCTTCACGCCCTCGCCCAACACGTGGGGCCCCTTCCCCGTGCGTCCGGTCAGCCCCGGTAGCGCCAACAGCTCCCCCAAGCACAGCGGCGGCGCCGTCCCCCGCCCTtccagctccgcccccaccagCGCAGAGCACCTGCCCCCCGCCTCGGCTGCCACCGTCACCCCCGGctcctccgcctcctcccccAGCACGGCCCCCTCCAAcgcccccacaccctcctccgTCAAGAAGCAGCTCTTCTCCACCGAGCCCAAATCTGGGGCCGGGGCCGCCATAGCCACCACCGCCGGCGGCTGCCCCGCCGCTCCGGCCCCTTGCGTCCCCATCACCTGCGCTCCCACCACTCCCACGACCCCTCCTCCTCCGCCCGCCCCCATCGCTCCACCCTCACAGCATCCCCCGGCCCCGAAGCCGGAGCCCGTCGCCAGCCCCGCCACTGCCAGCACGCCCGCCAAGGAGAAGCCGGCGGCCGAGCTCGCCGTTCCCGTTCCCGGCGCCCCGTGCGAGGGGCCGAGTTCCTCGGGCCCCCTGCACTTCCCCGCGTCTCCCTCCGCGCAGGCGGGGCTGCCCGTGCAAAGCGAAGGCAGGCAGCAGCTGCCCATGCCCTTCACCTCGAGTGCAGAGCCcagctccaccaccaccgccccACCCGCCCTCTCCGCCTCTCGcccagctccgcccacctgcaGCAGCGGCGCgctcaccaacaccagcagcacGTTACCTCACTACGCCACGCCCGCCGCGCCCGGCGTCTCACCCCGCATGCAGCACCCGACTCCTTACTACCCCATGGCGCCCGGGGCCACCATGCAGGAGCAGCAGCCCGTGTTCGTGCCTCAGGGCGTAACGCAGGAGCCCCACAAGCAGCAGCAGGCCGCCCAGCCCGGCCTGGCCGCCGCCAATATGCCGCCCCCCTCCATGCAGATGCCCTCCACCATGGGCATGATGAACGGCTCCCAGATGCACCTCCACGGCGGGAAGGCCCAGCTGCCGCCCAACTTTGGCCCCGCAGCCCTTTTTAATCACTTCAGCAGCATCTTCGATAGCAACCAGGTGAGCAACAACCAGGTGTGGGGGGCCTGCCACCTTCCCACGCGCACTCCGCCAGAACAGCCCTACAGCGCCCCTCCTGCCTACATGGGAGGGATGGGGCAAATGGAGAACACCATGGCGCCTCCAGATGGCTCCAAAGCTCCAGGGTATCGCTGCACCTCCCAGAGAATAGTCTCCAGCCCCATTG GAATGCACCCAATAGACCCCACAGGCAATTCCATCTCCTCTTCTACCGCGCTTACCAGCTTTGCCACGAGCATGTCCGCCAGCCCCGTGTTCCTGCCCGGCCCGGCCCCCGTGGGCACACCCTCCTTCAGCCGCCAGCACTTCTCCCCTCACCCCTGGAGCTCCTCCACATCTTGTGCGAAAATAA GTGAGTCTCCGGTGCCCTCCGTGTCGTCCGGCGCGTCCTCCCCCCTCTGCACGTCCACTGTGACCCCCACGCTGATCCAGGCCAAGCCCAGCAGCTCCAGCCACCAGGACCGTAAAGTGCCCCAGCCCATTGGAACCGAGCGCCTGGCTCGCATCCGGCAGACAGGCTCCGTTAACCACACCATGCTGCCCACCAGCTACACACCGCCGGTCGGACAGGGCGGCATCTGGTCTTTTGGAGTGGGCAGTGCCTCCG AGGCGATGTCGGGCTGGTCTCAGCCACTGATGGGAGGGCCCGTCATGCACCAGCAGCTCCCAGAGCAGTCGGCCTTCTCCCAGCACCAGGCTATGGAGCGAGATGACACGGGCATCGTGGCTCCCTCAAACACCTTCCACCAGCCTATGCCCACTAACTTCATGGATTTccctaag GGGTTGCCGATGTCGATGTATGGTGGAACAATgatcccaccccacccacagatGGCTGAAGCTCCTGGAGGCCCCATGTACAATGGGCTCCACACCACTGACCCTGCCTGGAACCCCATCCTGAAAGTCGTACCCAACTCTGCTGAGAATACAGACCCGCAGCAG GTCTGGCCTGGGACTTGGGCCCCGCACGTTGGAAATGTGCATCTGAATCATGTCAACTAA